A portion of the Bombus pascuorum chromosome 8, iyBomPasc1.1, whole genome shotgun sequence genome contains these proteins:
- the LOC132910034 gene encoding microtubule-actin cross-linking factor 1, isoforms 1/2/3/4 isoform X16 has protein sequence MSTQAYYKERLGFDPADTVAEHHREQRSQHGYEESLSKFKDERDAIQKKTFTKWVNKHLKKHWKYVKTYTCLHVCVLVNNQPCCSPTASRHVGDLFEDLRDGHNLISLLEVLSGEHLPRERGRMRFHMLQNVQMALDFLRYKKIKLVNIRAEDIVDGNPKLTLGLIWTIILHFQSWRRKISDIVVGQESNVTAREALLRWARRSTARYPGVRVTDFTGSWRDGLAFSALIHRNRPDLVDWKGARASQPRERLDRVFYVAEREYGVTRLLDPEDVDTPEPDEKSLITYISSLYDVFPEPPTIHPLYDAEDQRRSEEYRELASSLHMWIREKMCLMQERVFPPTLIEMKNLAAGSTKFKNEEVPPRYRDKQRLSYIFRDLQKYFEAVGEVDIEPHLRIEVIEENWNRLMMLHQEREQAIIDEIKRLERLQRLAEKVHREMKATDNRLEELERRVEDEARRLDRLHPLEAKHAVDLLEQDIRNTEVQIQNIFPDVHTLTEGRYSQAAELRKRVQKLHQRWVALRSLLHKRLVQPLSAVSFPVEERVVTKHRTTVHETRLVDTNPHFRALHDCIDWCKAKIKQLQDADYGSDLPSVQNELEVHQREHKNIEQFHPKVERCVQAKSHFHAEELTLYSQHLTVLQKLHTELLAASNKRLSDLDTLHDFIQSATNELVWLSSKEETEVTRDWSDKNLNVQSIEQYYESLMSDLEKREIQFSAVQDRGEALVLQHHPAAKTIEAYMSAMQSQWTWLLQLTLCLEVHLKHAAQSQQFFRDVQQAEQWISKRDESLNTIYSQSEFSLDEGERLLKGMQELREELNSYGDHVQKLVDQAKDVVPMKQRRQPVTRPMQVTCVCSYKQVNMSIEKGEQCTLYDNSGRIKWRVKNQEGVESPVPGVCFALQPPDKDALDAAERLRRQYDRSVGLWQRKQLRLRQNMIFATIKVVKGWDLPQFLAMGQDQRTAIRKALNEDAEKLLSEGDPADPQLRRLKRETAEVNKLFDELEKRARAEEESKNAGRIFNEQISAIQEALDEAERVLNTRIAAPLPRDIDSLEHLVLQHKDFEQTLKRQTPDLDKVQQTFRGITLKTPAMRNKLDAVTTKWTNIWNSSNLYIERLKCVEIVLSSLEENTTSVSELEVKLASFDELPPDLKGLQNVLEDLMVLQNAISQQQTAMDKLNEDTQNARHVVEKSRPSHRGSHSDMDRLDDEVNKLNSRWTNLCAQLVERVRSAEAAYGLAQQLEHAYRNEVDFIDESYEKLEVENAKNLLNKVVERAPAIEAVNVTGSRLIREGKIYGQRLRAFTEQLEDICPSLDASVKKPRREFVSTVDDVARDLDTLNKRYTTLVDLLQERVTQLAAQQTEETSQQFQEALEGLQKWLTDTEEMVSNQKSPSSDYNVVKAQLQEQKFLKKMLMDQQNSMSSSYNMGQEVAAEAEPKERKKIEKQLKDLMARFDNLTESAAKRMEALEQAMGVAKQFQDKLIPLQTWLDKTEKRVRDMELVPTDEEKIQQRVTEHDGLHEDILSKKPEFSELTEVASQLMSLVGEDEAAALADKLQDAADRYAALVERSESLGNLLQRSRQGLRHLVLSYQELQAWMEGMEIRLSKYRVLAVHTEKLLQQMEDLADLTEEVSTRQTEVDSTTDTGLELMKHISSDEALQLKDKLDSLQRRFNDLVSRGSDLLKHAQESLPLVQQFHDNHNRLMDWMQAAESALQSAEPREDEIIRLEMEISEYRPVLDKINAVGPQLSQLSPGEGAATIEALVTRDNRRFAAIAEQIQRKAERLQLSKQRSLEVIGDIDDLLEWFHEVDNQLREAEPPSSEPEIIRVQLKEHKALNDDISSQKGRVRDVISTAKKVIRENGQYEDKSTIRENMEDLRETMEIVSGLSMDRLGALEQALPLAEHLRDTHIDLVSWLEEAEQQVAMLPMPALRPDLIAAQQDKNEFLVQSINEHKPLVEKLNKTGEALLKLCNEEEGIKIQDILEADTTRYAALRAELRGRQQTLEQALQESSQFSDKLEGMLRALSSTADQVNGAEPISAHPGRLRDQMEENSALVDELAQRSEAYAAVRRAADDVISKAGNRADPAVKDIKRKLDKLNKLWSDVQKSTTDRGQTLDEALAIAEKFWSELNGVMSTLRELQDALAGQAPPAAQPAAIQQQQVALQEIRHEIDQTKPDVEQVRASGHELMGLCGEPDKPDVRKHIEDLDQAWDNVTALYARREENLIDAMEKAMEFHETLQNLLEFLQEAEDKFSSMGLLGSDIDEVKKQIKQLANFKAEVDPHMVKVEALNRSLIRQAAELTERTSSEQAAAIKEPLGAVNRRWDGLLRGLVERQRLLENALLRLGQFQHALDELLVWIEKTDDTLDNLKAVAGDPQVIEVELAKLKVLVNDIQAHQTSVDTLNDAGRQLIEDGKGTAEASTTAEKLGTLNRRWRDLLQRAADRQRELEDALREAQTFTAEIQDLLSWLGDVDNTIVASKPVGGLPETASEQLERFMEVYNELEQNRLKVESVLQQGQAYLKRADSTSAGGLNHNLRTLKQRWDNVTARASDKKIKLEIALKEATEFHDALQSFVDWLTNAEKILTNLKPVSRVMETILGQIEEHKAFQKDVGVHRETMLNLDKKGTHLKYFSQKQDVILIKNLLISVQHRWERVVSKSAERTRALDHGYKEAREFHDAWSNIMNWLDETEKTLDEVASDGALGGNDPEKIKARLNKHRELQKALSAKQGTYDATMKNGKSLKDKAPKSDEFALKELLNELKNKWTTVCGKCVDRQRKLEEALLFSGQFKDAIQALLEWLSKSEKQLADTGPLYGDLDTVMNLVEQHKTFEKDLESRVSQMESVIKTGRELLAKATPDDASAIGSQLAEINNLWDTVTKLSSDKTERLQEALREAERLHKAVHVLLEWLSDAEMKLRFAGQLPEDEQESRNQLMEHEKFLRELSTKEIEKDQTLELAHVILAKAHPDGALVIKHWITIIQSRWEEVSTWAQQRNQRLENHMRGLQDLDNLLEELLSWLEGLENTLNALEAEPLPDDKATLEMLIVDHREFMENTSRRQNEVDRVCKARQIKSAKDTMKITKAKSPAPTRASPGRERTPDSLPHIGPRFPPKGSKGAEPEFRSPRVKLLWDRWRHVWMLAWERQRRLQDKYNYIQELDRVANFSWEDWRKRFLKFMNHKKSRLTDLFRKMDKNNDGLIPREDFIQGIMNTKFETSRLEMGAVADLFDRHGEGLIDWKEFIAALRPDWEERRTYNDTDKIHDEVKRLVMLCTCRQKFRVFQVGEGKYRFGDSQKLRLVRILRSTVMVRVGGGWVALDEFLLKNDPCRVFLMPIPDPNKPEQHEGWCPLAKGRTNIELREQFILADGVSQTMTAFRSKPSPTSTLQRTPISSANAGPITKVRERSARSVPMGQSRASRSSLSAGTPDSLSDNESSFKLGSARKTSTPYRSSMTPGGSRPSSRPTSRPTSRPTSRPGSRPASRQGSKPPSRYGSTQSLDSTDDSTNVSRIPRRTAVSTTGNTPTSSRHNSVSGKRLSVNGSSSRPRTPTGLVSPASGVPARFGTIHRASSIPTLTGVGTPISRSRIPVYVGTDIKSPQSTTSNISTHSTQSNYSTVSTDSTGSSSMCTNSATNTSSAVKRARTRTPSSGSSTPLPPSLKLSRKPSGASDTSVSTTPATKRKGKPTPIDQRAPFRL, from the exons CATTGGAAGTACGTGAAG ACTTACACGTGCCTACACGTGTGCGTCCTTGTGAACAACCAACCATGCTGTTCCCCCACT GCCAGCAGACATGTCGGAGATCTGTTCGAAGACCTGCGGGACGGGCACAACCTCATTTCCTTGCTGGAGGTACTCTCGGGCGAGCATCTT cCGCGAGAGAGAGGTCGGATGCGTTTCCACATGCTGCAGAATGTACAAATGGCTCTTGACTTTTTGCGCTATAAGAAGATCAAGCTCGTTAATATTCGTGCTGAAGACATTGTCGATGGAAACCCAAAGTTGACTCTAGGTTTGATATGGACCATCATACTTCACTTCCAG AGCTGGCGTCGCAAG aTATCCGATATTGTAGTGGGTCAGGAATCGAACGTGACTGCCCGTGAAGCTCTTCTGAGATGGGCCAGACGATCGACGGCGCGTTATCCTGGAGTGCGCGTTACGGACTTTACCGGATCGTGGAGGGATGGGCTAGCTTTCAGCGCATTAATCCATCGAAACAGACCAGATCTGGTCGATTGGAAAGGTGCTCGTGCTAGTCAACCACGAGAGCGGCTCGATCGGGTCTTCTACGTCGCGGAGCGCGAGTATGGCGTTACGAGGCTTCTCGATCCTGAAG ATGTGGACACTCCTGAACCGGATGAGAAGTCCTTGATAACGTACATCTCTTCGCTCTACGACGTGTTCCCGGAGCCGCCAACGATTCACCCGTTGTACGATGCCGAGGACCAGAGGCGCTCGGAGGAATATAGAGAGCTAGCTAGTTCCCTCCACATGTGGATCCGCGAAAAGATGTGCCTGATGCAGGAACGTGTCTTCCCGCCGACCttaatagaaatgaaaaatttggcGGCCGGCAGCACGAAATTCAAGAATGAGGAAGTACCGCCCAGATACAGAGACAAGCAACGACTTTCTTACATCTTCAGGGATTTGCAAAAGTACTTCGAAGCGGTCGGTGAGGTGGACATTGAACCTCACTTACGTATCGAGGTTATTGAAGAAAATTGGAATAGATTGATGATGCTGCATCAGGAAAGAGAACAGGCGATAATCGACGAAATTAAACG ACTCGAACGACTGCAACGACTAGCAGAGAAAGTGCACAGAGAGATGAAGGCGACCGACAATCGATTGGAGGAGCTCGAGAGACGAGTGGAGGACGAAGCCAGACGTCTCGATCGACTTCATCCTCTGGAAGCGAAACATGCGGTGGATCTTTTGGAACAGGATATTCGTAACACCGAGGTCCAGatccaaaatatttttccagacGTGCATACACTTACCGAGGGGCGATACAGTCAGGCGGCCGAACTTCGCAAAAG AGTTCAGAAGCTACATCAACGGTGGGTCGCCCTGCGATCTCTTCTTCATAAACGTTTGGTACAGCCGCTGTCGGCCGTATCTTTCCCGGTAGAAGAACGCGTCGTTACGAAACACCGTACTACCGTCCATGAAACCCGATTGGTCGACACCAATCCACATTTCCGTGCGTTACACGACTGCATCGACTGGTGTAAGGCGAAGATCAAACAGCTCCAGGATGCAGACTATGGCTCCGATTTACCTAGCGTGCAGAACGAACTGGAGGTTCACCAAAGGGAACACAAGAATATCGAGCAGTTCCATCCTAAAGTGGAGAGATGTGTGCAGGCTAAGAGCCACTTTCACGCCGAGGAACTGACATTGTATAGCCAACATCTAACTGTTCTTCAAAAACTTCACACTGAATTATTGGCGGCCTCGAATAAGAGACTTTCCGATTTGGACACTCTACATGACTTTATACAATCGGCGACTAATGAACTAGTTTGGCTGAGTTCTAAGGAGGAGACGGAGGTGACACGCGATTGGAGTGACAAGAATTTGAATGTGCAAAGTATCGAGCAGTATTACGAg TCCCTTATGAGTGACCTAGAGAAGCGGGAGATTCAATTCTCCGCGGTGCAAGATCGAGGCGAAGCTCTGGTCCTTCAACATCATCCCGCCGCGAAAACCATCGAAGCTTACATGTCCGCTATGCAGAGTCAATGGACCTGGCTTCTTCAATTAACTCTTTGTCTAGAAGTCCATCTGAAACACGCAGCACAGAGTCAACAATTTTTCCGGGATGTTCAACAGGCTGAACAGTGGATCTCGAAGAGAGATGAATCACTCAACACCATTTATTCCCAATCAGAATTCTCCTTGGACGAGGGTGAACGTTTATTGAAGGGTATGCAAGAACTACGCGAAGAATTGAATAGTTACGGCGATCATGTGCAGAAACTGGTTGATCAAGCGAAGGACGTGGTTCCTATGAAGCAACGTCGACAGCCCGTGACACGACCTATGCAAGTTACATGTGTCTGCAGCTACAAACAAGTTAAT ATGTCGATTGAGAAGGGCGAACAATGTACGTTATACGACAACTCTGGTAGGATAAAATGGCGCGTAAAGAATCAAGAGGGCGTCGAGTCCCCTGTTCCAGGCGTCTGCTTTGCTCTTCAGCCACCTGACAAGGATGCTCTCGATGCTGCAGAAAGATTGCGACGACAATATGACCGAAGTGTTGGATTATGGCAACGGAAACAGCTTCGATTACGACAAAACATGATTTTCGCGACCATCAAAGTGGTCAAAGGCTGGGATCTACCGCAGTTCTTGGCTATGGGCCAGGATCAGAGAACTGCTATCAGAAAAGCCTTAAACGAGGATGCTGAGAAATTGCTGTCCGAGGGCGACCCTGCTGATCCACAATTGAGGCGACTGAAGCGAGAAACGGCCGAAGTGAACAAATTGTTTGATGAACTAGAGAAACGTGCCAGAGCGGAGGAAGAGTCAAAGAACGCGGGACGTATTTTCAACGAACAGATTTCTGCCATTCAAGAAGCATTAGACGAAGCAGAGAGAGTTCTGAACACTCGCATAGCTGCGCCATTGCCGAGAGACATCGACAGCTTAGAACATCTGGTTCTGCAACACAAAGATTTTGAACAAACTCTCAAACGTCAAACGCCAGATCTAGATAAAGTTCAACAAACTTTCCGTGGTATTACTTTGAAGACTCCAGCCATGAGAAACAAGCTCGACGCTGTTACCACCAAATGGACAAATATTTGGAACTCAAGCAATCTGTACATCGAGCGGCTAAAGTGTGTTGAGATCGTGCTTTCTAGTCTTGAGGAGAACACAACCTCGGTATCCGAATTGGAAGTGAAATTGGCGTCGTTTGACGAGCTGCCACCGGATCTGAAGGGATTACAGAATGTACTAGAAGATCTGATGGTGCTTCAAAATGCCATCTCTCAACAGCAAACTGCAATGGATAAACTGAACGAAGATACGCAGAACGCAAGACACGTTGTTGAAAAGTCGAGACCAAGTCATCGTGGCTCTCATTCTGATATGGATCGCTTAGACGATGAAGTGAACAAACTAAACTCCAGATGGACCAATCTATGTGCTCAGTTGGTTGAAAGAGTTCGCAGCGCGGAAGCAGCCTATGGCCTAGCTCAACAGTTAGAACATGCCTACCGTAACGAGGTCGACTTCATTGACGAATCGTACGAAAAACTCGAAGTGGAGAATGCGAAG AATCTATTGAACAAGGTGGTAGAACGAGCGCCGGCGATCGAAGCAGTAAATGTGACAGGCAGTCGATTGATTCGCGAAGGAAAG ATCTACGGACAAAGGCTTCGAGCGTTCACGGAACAGCTGGAAGATATCTGCCCGTCTTTGGATGCTTCGGTGAAAAAACCGCGACGAGAGTTCGTCTCAACGGTTGACGACGTCGCTCGTGATCTAGATACTCTGAACAAGAGGTACACCACGCTCGTGGATCTTCTTCAGGAACGGGTTACACAGCTGGCAGCGCAACAAACCGAGGAGACATCTCAACAG TTCCAGGAGGCTCTGGAGGGTCTTCAGAAATGGCTGACGGACACAGAGGAAATGGTATCCAACCAGAAATCACCATCATCGGATTACAACGTAGTCAAGGCGCAATTACAAGAGCAAAAATTCCTGAAGAAGATGCTAATGGACCAGCAAAACTCAATGTCCTCCTCGTACAATATGGGCCAAGAAGTGGCGGCTGAGGCGGAGCCTAAGGAACGGAAGAAGATCGAGAAACAACTGAAAGATTTGATGGCAAGATTTGATAATCTTACGGAAAGTGCTGCTAAGAGAATGGAAGCACTTGAACAAGCGATGGGAGTAGCGAAACAGTTCCAGGATAAACTGATACCACTTCAAACTTGGCTGGACAAGACCGAAAAACGCGTAAGAGATATGGAGTTGGTTCCAACGGACGAGGAAAAAATCCAGCAACGCGTTACCGAACACGATGGCCTTCACGAGGATATTCTGTCAAAGAAACCTGAATTCAGTGAACTTACAGAGGTTGCTAGTCAACTAATGTCTCTGGTAGGCGAAGATGAAGCCGCTGCTTTGGCTGACAAACTTCAGGATGCGGCTGATAGATACGCTGCATTGGTCGAACGATCGGAATCTCTTGGTAACTTGCTTCAACGTTCGAGACAGGGTTTACGTCATCTGGTACTCAGTTATCAAGAACTTCAGGCTTGGATGGAGGGTATGGAAATCAGATTGTCGAAATACAGAGTGCTGGCAGTGCATACGGAGAAGCTTCTTCAACAAATGGAAGACCTAGCTGACTTGACCGAAGAGGTTTCGACTCGACAGACAGAAGTAGACAGTACCACCGATACTGGATTGGAATTAATGAAACACATATCGAGCGACGAGGCGCTTCAATTGAAAGATAAACTCGATTCTTTGCAACGGCGATTTAATGATTTGGTTAGTCGAGGTTCCGACTTGCTGAAGCACGCGCAAGAGTCTCTTCCATTGGTGCAACAATTCCATGATAATCATAATCGTTTAATGGATTGGATGCAAGCTGCAGAATCGGCTCTGCAATCAGCCGAACCTCGCGAAGATGAAATTATTAGATTAGAAATGGAGATATCGGAATATAGACCAGTTCTAGACAAGATCAACGCCGTTGGACCGCAGTTGTCTCAGTTATCTCCGGGTGAAGGGGCAGCGACTATCGAAGCTCTAGTCACCAGAGACAACAGGAGATTCGCCGCCATTGCCGAGCAGATTCAACGAAAGGCTGAGAGGCTTCAGCTGAGTAAGCAACGTTCGCTGGAAGTGATCGGTGATATTGACGATTTACTAGAATGGTTCCATGAAGTGGATAATCAATTAAGGGAAGCAGAACCACCAAGCAGCGAACCGGAAATCATCAGGGTACAATTGAAGGAGCATAAAGCCTTGAACGACGACATATCCAGTCAGAAAGGACGTGTTAGGGATGTGATATCCACAGCAAAGAAGGTGATCCGTGAAAATGGTCAATACGAGGACAAATCTACGATCAGAGAAAATATGGAGGACTTACGAGAAACCATGGAAATTGTTTCCGGTCTTTCAATGGATAGACTCGGTGCTTTGGAACAAGCTTTGCCATTGGCTGAACATTTACGCGACACTCACATTGATTTAGTCAGCTGGTTAGAAGAGGCTGAACAACAAGTCGCAATGCTTCCTATGCCTGCGTTAAGACCCGATCTAATAGCCGCCCAACAGGACAAGAACGAGTTCCTCGTGCAGAGCATCAACGAACACAAACCTTTGGTCGAGAAGTTGAACAAAACTGGTGAAGCATTGTTGAAGCTGTGCAACGAAGAAGAAGGTATCAAAATACAGGACATATTGGAAGCAGACACCACTCGATATGCAGCCCTCAGAGCAGAACTTCGTGGTCGACAGCAGACTCTCGAACAGGCACTTCAGGAATCTTCTCAGTTCTCCGACAAGCTGGAAGGAATGCTGCGTGCTCTCTCATCAACTGCCGATCAAGTAAATGGCGCCGAACCGATCAGCGCTCATCCTGGTCGGTTAAGAGATCAGATGGAAGAGAATTCCGCTCTGGTCGACGAATTGGCTCAAAGATCCGAGGCCTATGCGGCTGTGAGGAGGGCCGCCGATGACGTGATCAGCAAGGCAGGTAACAGAGCTGATCCAGCCGTAAAGGACATCAAACGGAAGCTGGACAAATTGAACAAACTATGGAGCGACGTGCAAAAGTCGACGACCGACAGAGGTCAAACGTTAGACGAAGCTTTGGCGATCGCCGAAAAATTCTGGTCCGAGTTGAATGGCGTGATGTCTACTCTGCGAGAGCTTCAGGATGCTCTTGCTGGTCAGGCGCCACCAGCAGCTCAACCTGCTGCCATCCAACAGCAACAGGTTGCCTTGCAGGAGATTAGGCACGAAATCGACCAAACGAAACCAGATGTCGAGCAAGTACGAGCTTCTGGTCACGAGTTGATGGGTCTTTGTGGTGAGCCAGACAAACCAGATGTTAGAAAGCATATCGAAGATTTGGATCAAGCCTGGGATAATGTGACTGCCCTATATGCCAGAAGAGAGGAAAATCTGATCGATGCTATGGAGAAAGCCATGGAGTTCCACGAGACCTTGCAAAATCTTCTGGAGTTCCTACAAGAAGCCGAGGACAAGTTCTCCAGTATGGGACTGCTAGGAAGCGATATCGACGAAGTTAAAAAACAGATCAAACAATTGGCCAATTTCAAAGCCGAAGTAGATCCTCACATGGTCAAGGTCGAAGCTCTAAACAG GAGTCTGATAAG ACAAGCTGCCGAACTGACAGAGAGAACGTCCTCGGAACAAGCTGCAGCCATCAAAGAACCGCTTGGTGCCGTTAACAGACGGTGGGACGGACTGCTTCGAGGCCTCGTGGAGAGGCAAAGGCTCTTGGAGAACGCGTTACTACGTCTAGGACAATTCCAGCATGCTCTAGACGAATTGCTGGTATGGATCGAGAAGACGGACGACACTTTGGACAACTTGAAGGCCGTGGCCGGTGATCCTCAAGTGATCGAAGTGGAATTAGCTAAACTGAAAGTACTTGTAAATGATATTCAAGCCCATCAGACCAGCGTGGACACTCTGAACGACGCTGGAAGACAGTTAATAGAGGATGGAAAGGGAACAGCCGAAGCTTCGACGACTGCTGAGAAATTGGGTACTTTGAATCGTCGTTGGCGCGATTTGTTGCAACGTGCTGCTGATCGTCAACGAGAATTGGAAGATGCGCTTAGAGAAGCGCAAACCTTTACGGCGGAGATACAGGACCTTTTGTCTTGGCTGGGTGATGTGGACAACACTATAGTAGCTTCAAAACCTGTTGGAGGATTGCCGGAAACAGCTTCAGAACAGTTAGAACGCTTTATGGAAGTGTACAACGAATTGGAACAAAATCGTTTGAAAGTTGAATCGGTTCTTCAACAAGGACAAGCGTACTTGAAGCGTGCTGATTCTACTAGTGCCGGTGGTCTGAATCACAACTTGAGGACTTTGAAACAACGATGGGATAATGTGACTGCTCGCGCAAGTGATAAAAAGATCAAGCTCGAGATCGCTCTGAAAGAGGCTACAGAGTTCCACGATGCACTTCAATCGTTTGTCGATTGGTTAACCAACGCGGAGAAGATTCTGACGAATCTGAAACCTGTGTCGAGGGTAATGGAAACTATCCTCGGACAGATAGAGGAACACAAAGCGTTTCAGAAGGACGTTGGAGTTCATCGTGAGACTATGCTGAACCTCGATAAGAAGGGCACGCATTTGAAATACTTTTCACAGAAACAGGACGTGATTCTAATCAAAAACTTGTTGATAAGTGTGCAACACAGATGGGAAAGAGTAGTTTCGAAGTCTGCAGAGAGAACCAGGGCTCTTGATCACGGATACAAAGAGGCCAGAGAATTCCACGATGCTTGGTCCAATATAATGAACTGGCTCGACGAAACGGAGAAAACTTTGGACGAGGTTGCCAGTGATGGCGCCCTTGGAGGAAATGATCCAGAGAAGATCAAGGCCAGACTGAATAAGCATCGTGAATTGCAGAAAGCTCTCAGCGCCAAACAGGGTACCTATGACGCAActatgaaaaatggaaaatcatTAAAAGACAAAGCGCCTAAAAGTGATGAATTTGCTTTGAAAGAACTTTTGAATGAGTTGAAGAACAAGTGGACCACTGTTTGTGGTAAGTGCGTGGATAGACAGAGGAAGCTCGAGGAAGCATTGTTGTTCTCGGGACAATTCAAGGACGCTATTCAGGCGTTGCTGGAATGGCTTAGTAAGTCTGAGAAGCAGCTGGCAGACACCGGTCCACTTTATGGCGACCTTGACACTGTAATGAATTTGGTTGAACAACATAAGACCTTCGAGAAGGATCTCGAATCCAGAGTCTCTCAGATGGAATCCGTAATCAAAACGGGTCGCGAGCTTCTTGCTAAGGCGACGCCTGATGATGCATCTGCTATAGGATCACAGCTtgctgaaataaataatctttggGACACGGTAACCAAGTTGTCCTCTGACAAGACTGAACGACTCCAAGAAGCCCTCAGAGAGGCTGAACGCCTTCACAAGGCAGTTCACGTACTTCTGGAGTGGCTGAGCGATGCTGAAATGAAGCTGAGATTTGCTGGACAGTTGCCGGAAGATGAACAGGAGAGCAGGAATCAGTTGATGGAACACGAAAAGTTCTTGCGTGAATTAAGCACcaaggaaattgaaaaagatcAAACTTTGGAGCTGGCTCACGTGATTCTTGCAAAGGCACACCCTGATGGAGCTTTGGTTATCAAACATTGGATCACGATTATTCAATCCAGATGGGAAGAGGTTTCCACCTGGGCCCAACAAAGGAATCAAAGATTGGAGAATCATATGCGAGGACTTCAG GACCTCGACAATCTTCTGGAAGAACTACTGTCATGGTTAGAAGGTTTGGAGAACACTCTCAACGCTCTTGAAGCTGAGCCTCTACCAGACGATAAAGCTACTTTAGAAATGCTGATTGTGGATCACAGAGAATTTATGGAGAACACCAGTCGAAGACAGAACGAAGTTGACCGCGTCTGTAAAGCCAGACAGATCAAATCTGCGAAAGATACGATGAAGATAACGAAGGCTAAGTCACCTGCCCCAAC CCGAGCCAGCCCAGGCCGTGAGAGAACGCCCGATTCGTTGCCGCACATCGGCCCACGGTTCCCACCCAAAGGAAG CAAAGGTGCCGAACCGGAGTTCCGTAGTCCGAGAGTAAAACTGCTGTGGGACAGGTGGAGACACGTTTGGATGTTGGCGTGGGAACGTCAACGTCGTTTACAGGataagtataattatatcCAAGAACTGGACCGTGTCGCAAACTTCAGCTGGGAGGATTGGCGCAAGAGA TTCCTGAAATTCATGAACCACAAAAAGTCCAGATTAACAGATCTCTTCAGGAAAATGGATAAGAATAACGACGGACTGATTCCACGCGAGGACTTCATTCAAGGAATCATGAACACTA AATTCGAGACTTCACGGTTAGAAATGGGAGCGGTCGCAGATTTGTTCGATCGCCACGGTGAAGGATTGATAGATTGGAAGGAATTCATCGCGGCTCTAAGACCAGACTGGGAGGAACgcagaacgtataacgacactGACAAGATTCACGATGAAGTAAAACGATTGGTGATGCTTTGTACTTGTCGCCAGAAATTCCGTGTATTTCAAGTTGGCGAAGGAAAATATAGG TTTGGAGACAGTCAGAAGTTGCGGTTGGTACGGATTCTACGATCGACCGTGATGGTACGAGTCGGTGGTGGATGGGTAGCATTGGacgaatttctattaaaaaatgatccTTGCCGCG TTTTTCTAATGCCGATACCGGACCCTAACAAACCGGAACAACATGAGGGTTGGTGTCCGCTCG CCAAGGGAAGAACGAATATCGAGCTGCGAGAACAATTCATATTGGCGGATGGCGTCAGCCAGACAATGACGGCGTTCAGATCGAAACCGAGCCCAACCTCGACGCTGCAGCGTACGCCAATCTCATCCGCGAATGCCGGACCCATCACCAAG GTGAGGGAACGCAGCGCTCGCAGCGTTCCCATGGGACAATCGCGAGCATCGCGCTCATCGTTGAGCGCCGGAACGCCGGACAGCCTAAGCGACAACGAGAGCTCTTTCAAGCTTGGCTCCGCCAGAAAAACAAGTACACCCTACAGAAGCTCTATGACACCGG GCGGTAGTCGACCATCCAGTAGGCCAACTTCGAGACCAACATCCAGACCAACCAGTAGACCCGGAAGTAGGCCCGCATCCAGGCAAGGAAGCAAACCACCGAGTCGCTATGGTTCCACACAGTCGTTAGATAGCACTG aTGATTCGACCAATGTGAGCCGCATTCCACGTAGAACGGCAGTGAGCACGACAGGGAATACTCCCACTTCTAGCAGACACAATAGCGTGTCAGGAAAGCGCTTATCGGTGAACGGTTCGAGTTCACGACCTCGAACGCCCACCGGCCTGGTTAGTCCTGCCAGTGGTGTTCCAGCGAG gTTTGGCACGATCCATAGAGCTTCGAGCATTCCAACCCTGACTGGTGTCGGCACACCGATCAG CCGTTCGAGGATCCCCGTATATGTGGGCACGGATATAAAATCCCCACAATCGACGACCAGCAATATTTCCACTCATTCTACGCAAAGCAACTACTCGACGGTTTCTACCGATTCTACCGG GAGCAGCTCGATGTGTACAAATTCAGCAACTAACACCTCGTCGGCCGTTAAGCGAGCTAG AACAAGGACACCGTCCAGTGGGTCGAGCACGCCACTGCCGCCTTCTTTGAAACTATCCAGGAAACCTTCTGGAGCATCGGATACGTCCGTATCGACCACACCGGCCACTAAACGAAAAGGCAAACCAACGCCGATCGACCAACGGGCGCCATTCCGATTGTAG